The Branchiostoma floridae strain S238N-H82 chromosome 10, Bfl_VNyyK, whole genome shotgun sequence genome has a segment encoding these proteins:
- the LOC118425052 gene encoding post-GPI attachment to proteins factor 3-like — protein sequence MHEQPAYMSLLGWRCEEECRYGCMWRTVEEIQLSDPRGEIPQFYGKWPFVRVLGIQEPASVLFSILNGLGHVVMIGVFRKRVPSHAKMYSVVHWLAAVSINAWFWSAVFHARDFSWTEKMDYFCATSLVVFQLFMFFTRSRFNGFEESAIFGTLLAVLFSTHVFYMAFVKFDYGYNMVANVTVGQLNAFCWLGFAFTNVQQRRYMWKIIATILSINCLLLLELGDFPPIWWTFDAHSLWHAGTVPVVPLCYSFFIDESLYLLREAEDTAV from the exons ATGCATGAGCAGCCTGCCTACATGTCTCTGCTAGGCTGGCGGTGTGAGGAGGAGTGTAGATACGGCTGTATGTGGAGAACTGTGGAGGAAATTCAGCTGTCTGACCCGAGGGGGGAAATACCACAGTTTTATGGAAAG tGGCCGTTTGTCCGAGTGCTCGGCATCCAGGAGCCAGCATCAGTTCTCTTCTCCATCCTGAACGGACTGGGCCATGTTGTGATGATAGGGGTGTTCAGAAAAAGAGTGCCCAGTCATGCTAAAATGTACAGTGTGGTCCACTGGCTAGCTGCA GTTTCCATCAACGCTTGGTTTTGGTCTGCTGTTTTTCACGCCAGGGACTTTTCTTGGACCGAG AAAATGGACTACTTCTGTGCTACTTCACTAGTGGTGTTCCAACTCTTTATGTTTTTTACCAG ATCCAGGTTTAATGGTTTCGAAGAGTCCGCCATATTTGGAACCCTCCTTGCAGTCTTGTTCAGCACCCATGTGTTCTACATGGCCTTCGTTAAGTTTGACTATGGCTACAACATGGTGGCCAACGTGACAGTGG gtCAGCTCAATGCCTTCTGTTGGCTGGGGTTCGCTTTCACAAATGTGCAACAGCGAAGGTACATGTGGAAGATCATCGCTACGATATTGTCCATCAACTGCCTGTTGCTGCTAGAACTGGGGGACTTTCCTCCGATTTGGTGGACGTTTGACGCCCACTCGCTGTGGCATGCTGGGACAGTGCCGGTCGTACCATTGTGTTACAG TTTCTTCATAGATGAGAGCCTGTACTTGTTGAGGGAAGCAGAGGATACAGCTGTGTAA
- the LOC118425053 gene encoding post-GPI attachment to proteins factor 3-like, protein MVELELGLPAENARPSGIALSPLVPPRILCFLGRQIQTLPEMSVQLLEEQLHRAESGEGGVKHTHRPTALYMSLLGWWCEEECKYGCMWRTVEQIQAEPRGEVPQFYGKWPFVRVLGIQEPASVLFSILNGLGHVVMIGVFRRRVPSHAKMNSVVHWLAVISINAWFWSAVFHTRDFSWTEKMDYFCATSLVVFQLFMWFTRFGGFKESAMFGALLAALFSGHVYYLGFVKFDYGYNMMANVAVGQLNAFCWLGFAFKNVRQRRYMWKCIATILSINLLLLLELGDFPPIWWTFDAHSLWHAGTAPVVPLWYSFLIDENLYLLREAEEKDV, encoded by the exons ATGGTAGAGTTAGAGTTG GGTCTTCCAGCAGAGAATGCAAGGCCTTCTGGGATTGCTCTGTCTCCTCTGGTCCCTCCCAGGATCCTTTGCTTCCTGGGGAGACAGATCCAGACCCTTCCAGAGATGTCTGTCCAGCTGCTGGAAGAACAACTGCACAG AGCAGAGTCTGGAGAG GGCggagtcaaacacacacacaggccaACTGCCCTGTACATGTCCCTGCTGGGTTGGTGGTGTGAGGAGGAGTGTAAGTACGGCTGTATGTGGAGAACTGTGGAGCAGATACAGGCTGAACCCAGGGGTGAAGTGCCGCAGTTTTATGGAAAG TGGCCGTTTGTCCGAGTACTCGGCATCCAGGAGCCGGCATCAGTGCTCTTCTCCATCCTGAACGGACTGGGCCATGTTGTGATGATAGGGGTGTTCAGGAGAAGAGTGCCCAGCCATGCTAAAATGAACAGTGTTGTCCACTGGTTAGCTGTG ATTTCCATCAATGCTTGGTTTTGGTCTGCTGTTTTTCACACCAGGGACTTTTCTTGGACTGAG aaaatggACTACTTCTGTGCTACTTCACTAGTGGTTTTTCAACTGTTCATGTGGTTTACCAG gtTTGGTGGTTTTAAAGAGTCCGCCATGTTTGGGGCCCTCCTTGCAGCCCTGTTCAGCGGCCATGTGTACTACCTTGGCTTTGTTAAGTTTGACTATGGCTACAACATGATGGCCAACGTGGCAGTGG GACAGCTCAATGCCTTCTGTTGGCTGGGGTTCGCTTTCAAAAACGTGCGACAGCGAAGGTACATGTGGAAGTGCATCGCCACAATTCTGTCCATCAACTTATTGTTGCTGTTAGAACTGGGCGACTTTCCTCCAATATGGTGGACGTTTGATGCCCACTCGCTGTGGCATGCTGGGACAGCGCCGGTCGTACCATTGTGGTACAG TTTCCTTATAGATGAGAACCTGTACTTGTTGAGAGAAGCAGAGGAGAAAGATGTATAG